Part of the Chitinophaga varians genome, TTCACCGGATATATATTTTTCCAGTTGGGCCAATAACGACGGGACATCTTTCACCACCACTGCCAGGCGCTCGTCCATGGCTTCTCTTCCGGTCTGCAATGTATATCCCACATCATGCAGGCTGATGCCTTCCGCCTTTGCCAGGTAAGCATGTAAACGTTGGGCATATGCCTGTAACCGGTCTCTGTTGCGTGCTGACAACACAAACAGTACAGCTCCGGACACCTTGCCCGCTGGCCGGCGGTCCGTGTACTCAGACACGATAAGATGCGCATTACTTCCTCCTGCCCCAAAGCTGCTGATACCAGCAAGCCGTAAGGACCCTGCGGCCGATGTCCAGGGGGCTAGCACCTGCTGTACTTTAAAAGGGCTGTCCTCAAAATCGATATGAGGATTCAATGTTTGCGAATATAACGAAGGTACCAGCTGACGATGACGAAGCTGTAACAGCACTTTCGTTAAGCCAGACACCCCTGCGGCCGATTCACAATGACCGATATTAGACTTGACAGACCCAATGCTACAGTATTGTTTTTTCCCCGTTTCAAATGCGCGCGACAATCCTGCTATCTCAACAGGGTCACCCAGGCTGGTGCCCGTGCCGTGGGCTTCCACATAACTGATCTGTTCTGCGGACACGCCGGCCTCGTTCATCGCCGCCATGATCACGCTGCGCTGCGCCTTCGGATTAGGTACCGTATAACCATTCGTTTTGCCGCCATGATTAATGCTGCTGCCACGCACCACACCATAGATCTGGTCTCCGTCCGCTTCCGCATCAGACAGCCGTTTTAACAAAACCACGCCTACCCCTTCTGATGGCACATATCCTTCGCCCCCTTCCCCAAAGCTGGCACACCGGCCCTGGCTGGAAACAAAACCGCCTTCGCTCAGCATCAGATATTTATGCGGATGTACCGTTACATTCACCCCGCCGGCAATCACCAGCGCAGCATCTCCGCTTTGCAACGCACGACAGCCCAGGTGGA contains:
- a CDS encoding type I polyketide synthase, which gives rise to ELPVAPLATSPSVSRAAGSKDIAIVGLSGRYPGARNIGEFWDNLKAGRDSITEVPADRWDMEACYDPQKGKAGKSYSKWGGFVADVDKFDPLFFNISPREAHYMDPQERLFLEAVWEALEDGGYTRNRLRLLDGPVSVYAGVMYEEYQLYGVEESLKGNPLNIAASPASIANRVSYFLNLHGASMSVDTMCSSSLTAIHLGCRALQSGDAALVIAGGVNVTVHPHKYLMLSEGGFVSSQGRCASFGEGGEGYVPSEGVGVVLLKRLSDAEADGDQIYGVVRGSSINHGGKTNGYTVPNPKAQRSVIMAAMNEAGVSAEQISYVEAHGTGTSLGDPVEIAGLSRAFETGKKQYCSIGSVKSNIGHCESAAGVSGLTKVLLQLRHRQLVPSLYSQTLNPHIDFEDSPFKVQQVLAPWTSAAGSLRLAGISSFGAGGSNAHLIVSEYTDRRPAGKVSGAVLFVLSARNRDRLQAYAQRLHAYLAKAEGISLHDVGYTLQTGREAMDERLAVVVKDVPSLLAQLEKYISGE